From the Lolium rigidum isolate FL_2022 chromosome 2, APGP_CSIRO_Lrig_0.1, whole genome shotgun sequence genome, one window contains:
- the LOC124688861 gene encoding uncharacterized protein LOC124688861, whose translation MGKHNSRQVLLRPWQINAGAMGKKGNRDDRLSALPDDILVNILDRLDVPEAARTSILSKRWIRLSSELSHLTINAKDFVPEGLSNSNISVDDLVQMNAAAAEVTKSMLTRRVPAEHTIRLLSTTFYLRDAVPISLGHAVGNAMATHKIEKAEFTVLTQKARQQATVDDIINYGAQFLSFFNECQVAFSGLTRLYLQNLKFAESGMLSNILVTCKKLTYLGFQNCETESWMTIKFEHAQLAELSFEDCRFGKVELKWLPRLTRTKFAFWMTYKNLPLSFGHVPLLEAVTLITIALSWHEMVELSTLLFETSVRELHLGFRYEKIWLQPECLTRRVAYAFHRLRIVNLDTIPEGYDLTWTMFILEAAALLEEFCMTVMDHPCEMTMDKEERSQELYSEKKGVEWEPPTPNFKHYHLTKLIIFCFESCMISHVRRVMKAAVNLKDVYLYDRVTCRLCQHLKPLRPTTFPPSKKHRCSMRKHLTQDIQSHARIRFLRCAEIRADHAAMIL comes from the exons ATGGGG AAACACAATAGTAGACAAGTTCTTCTGAGGCCTTGGCAGATCAACGCTGGAGCCATGGGG AAAAAAGGCAACAGAGATGATAGGCTCAGCGCATTGCCTGATGACATTCTGGTCAACATTCTTGACCGACTCGATGTCCCTGAAGCTGCAAGAACCAGCATCCTTTCTAAACGGTGGATTCGGCTCTCCTCCGAGCTCTCTCATCTTACAATAAATGCTAAGGACTTTGTGCCTGAGGGTTTGTCAAACAGCAATATATCTGTTGATGACTTGGTTCAGATGAATGCTGCTGCTGCCGAAGTGACAAAGAGCATGCTGACACGCAGAGTTCCAGCCGAACACACCATCCGCCTCCTGTCGACGACGTTCTACTTGAGAGATGCTGTCCCCATATCCCTCGGACATGCTGTTGGCAATGCTATGGCGACACACAAGATTGAGAAAGCCGAATTCACTGTTTTGACACAGAAAGCTCGCCAGCAAGCtactgttgatgatattattaacTATGGGGCACAGTTCCTGTCGTTTTTTAACGAGTGTCAGGTTGCATTTTCTGGTCTGACACGGCTCTACCTGcagaatttgaaatttgctgAATCTGGCATGCTCTCCAATATCCTTGTCACTTGTAAGAAGCTGACATATTTAGGTTTTCAGAACTGCGAGACAGAGAGTTGGATGACAATCAAGTTTGAGCACGCTCAACTCGCCGAGCTCAGTTTTGAGGATTGCCGTTTTGGCAAAGTTGAACTCAAGTGGCTTCCGAGACTCACTCGAACAAAATTTGCGTTTTGGATGACGTACAAAAACCTGCCACTGTCATTTGGTCATGTCCCATTGCTCGAGGCTGTGACCCTTATAACTATTGCTCTTAGTTGGCATGAAATGGTTGAGTTGAGCACTTTACTTTTTGAGACCTCTGTACGAGAGCTGCACTTGGGGTTTAGATATGAAAAG ATTTGGCTCCAACCAGAGTGTCTAACCAGAAGGGTGGCGTATGCGTTCCACCGACTGAGGATTGTCAATCTAGATACCATTCCTGAAGGGTATGATCTCACGTGGACAATGTTCATTCTGGAAGCAGCAGCATTGCTGGAGGAGTTCTGCATGACG GTAATGGATCACCCATGTGAAATGACAATGGATAAGGAGGAGAGGAGCCAAGAATTGTATAGCGAGAAGAAGGGCGTAGAGTGGGAACCACCTACACCGAATTTCAAGCACTACCATCTTACCAAGCTCATCATCTTCTGCTTTGAATCTTGCATGATCAGTCATGTCAGGCGTGTGATGAAAGCAGCGGTGAATCTAAAGGATGTGTACCTGTATGATAGAGTGACATGTCGGCTGTGCCAACATCTGAAACCTCTGAGGCCGACTACGTTTCCGCCGTCGAAGAAGCATAGATGCTCGATGAGGAAGCACCTGACCCAGGACATCCAGTCACATGCTAGGATTCGATTTCTTAGGTGTGCTGAAATTCgcgctgatcatgctgcaatgatACTGTAG
- the LOC124690993 gene encoding uncharacterized protein LOC124690993, translating into MSADTAAARAALQRAMTVSCPRCLTSLKLQNLRLPESEFPKIFGICRRLEFLSLEYCDMGILSFLELEHPQLSELVIADCHFEMVDLKWLPKLTLLTFSGWVALDDPLSFGHVPLLQSVNITNVGLSWHKMLKLSEFLGQATINNLRLNFKSEKIWIVPEGPRELRQVFHKLQIAELTNISEDCDLAWIMFILHGAPYLKELCIRMWDHLCEIVRDEVERKKCAFSEEKDKGLEWDASASDITHYNLAVLRIIGFQTEVKFMRFVRNVMEVAVNLERIYLYNKPVCKTCQHVVRKLSRYPGSWKQKISIRRKINEGMCSAAEIYFPKKITC; encoded by the exons ATGTCTGCAGATACAGCAGCTGCGCGCGCAGCATTGCAACGAGCGATGACAGTGTCATGCCC ACGATGCCTCACAAGCCTCAAGCTACAGAATTTGAGGCTGCCTGAATCAGAGTTCCCCAAAATTTTTGGGATATGCAGACGATTGGAGTTCCTCAGCTTGGAGTACTGTGACATGGGGATTTTGTCTTTTCTTGAATTGGAACACCCGCAACTCAGTGAACTTGTTATTGCTGACTGCCATTTTGAGATGGTTGATCTGAAGTGGCTACCAAAGCTTACACTTCTAACATTTTCTGGTTGGGTAGCTCTGGATGATCCGCTGTCTTTTGGTCATGTCCCACTGCTCCAGAGTGTAAACATAACTAACGTTGGTCTTTCTTGGCACAAGATGCTCAAGTTAAGTGAATTCCTTGGCCAAGCCACAATAAACAATCTGCGATTGAACTTCAAAAGCGAAAAG ATTTGGATTGTACCTGAAGGTCCAAGAGAATTACGGCAGGTGTTCCACAAACTACAGATTGCTGAGCTGACTAACATTTCTGAAGATTGTGATCTGGCTTGGATAATGTTCATTCTTCATGGCGCACCTTACCTTAAGGAGCTATGCATAAGG ATGTGGGATCATTTATGTGAAATTGTACGGGATGAGGTTGAGAGGAAAAAATGTGCGTTTAGCGAGGAGAAGGACAAAGGATTAGAATGGGATGCATCTGCATCAGATATCACCCACTACAACCTGGCTGTGCTCAGAATCATTGGGTTTCAAACAGAAGTGAAGTTCATGCGTTTTGTCAGAAATGTCATGGAAGTAGCTGTGAATCTTGAGCGCATATACTTGTATAACAAGCCAGTGTGCAAAACTTGCCAACACGTGGTTCGAAAGCTATCCAGATACCCAGGGTCATGGAAGCAGAAGATTTCAATTCGGAGAAAAATCAATGAGGGAATGTGCTCAGCTGCGGAGATTTACTTCCCGAAGAAAATAACCTGTTAG